The window AGGTGCAGCAGCTAGTCAGCGAGGGCACAGAATGACAACAGCCAAATGTATTAGCATATAGTTAATTTGCTCCATAATACATTTAATTAAACATACAGCTGGTTAACACGTCATCTTCATGAACCAGCATCACAGACAACCagttacttttaattttaaataacaagcaataaaaaaatatataataatgcACATATCCAAAAGGATCTACCCATCGTGACAGGGAACCAGCCAGAGAGGCTGCCAACCTGCCATACCAATACCGCAAAAGCGAAGCTGGGGTCCCCCGGTTTCAGATAACTAAAAATCAAGAGCAAATACTTGAAAGAATTTCTGAAAATGTAACAATTATAATGTCAAATAATGAATTCACATCACTGTAGTTATTTCTGCTGCAAGTTAGCCATCTGTATAACATCCTACAAATGAGatggaaataaaagattaataTTCAGCCTactaatttttcaggaaaagcatCAATACGACACGCAAACGGCTGTGGTAGAATTTAAGACTGTAAGAATTTAAGAGCCATACCGATGAGTCTACACCTATGAAGCCTGACAAGACGCAGCTTCTCATGTCACCAATTCAACAGAAAAAGGGTATTCTGCAAGGAAGCAACACAAACACCCCAAGATACAGTGACCACGGAAGTTCCCCATCAAATCTGGCTCACAGAAATTCGAGTGCTGTTTTTTTATGAAGATTATTACCACGGAAAATCTTCCTAAAAGGAATTTACCATAACAAGTAGcaatatcattttccaaaaataagCCCAAGATACTCGCAGCACCTATTTGTTTCCACGAGGGACCAAACCTTAAGTTCAGTTATGCTGAAGACCAGATTTTCTAGTCAAGTTTACAAACACAAGCaagaattggaaaagaaaaagtaatttttactttGTGTTCCTAAGTTCTCCCAGAGGAACATGGGAAAAGGCATATACAAAGATTTAATTACACAAACCATCACTTAGGCCGGTGGAGACAGCCTGATGAGAGATGAGCTGCAGACTATTAACACCAGACCAGAGCACTACCAGTTCTCCCAGCATACAAATTCACTCCAGCCAAGAGACCAGCTCACAATCCTGCTTCAGCCAAGTCTGCTAAATCCCAGTACGATGAGTGAAGGGAGTATACCTGATCTGACAAAGTCTGGAGGGACAAACTTACCTCCTTCAAAGGTTTTCAGAAGAGATTTATGCTGACTTGGACTCTCTTAAGAGCCTGCACCACATCACATCGCTCGCAGCCCGGTCCAAGGCAGCTAAGATTTACCACCGCACCAAACCACAGCGGTTGTTTCAATGCTTTCCGCCTGGTATTCTCAACTACTCGCTTCACTTCCTCAAACAGGAAgctttacaattaaaaaataaaaccaagctaCAGTTTTATGAACATTGTCCACTGGCAAAAATCAAGAGCACGGAAACCAGAGATGAACTAGAAACCCATCAGCCAGCGCACAATCAGAACCAAGGTGGCAGCTCAGAAAGTCTCTCCTTCAAACCACTCCTGAAACCACATTCATCCACTGCCTGgtaacatttttcagaagtgaagcagtttttcatttaattagctttttttagCACGAAGACAAATTAACACTTTGAGACAGAGGCAGCAAACTTCATAAAACACGTTTAAGAAACACAAATCTGCAAGTTGAGTAGAAAAATGCAATGGCTCTTACTACAGGCACCAGACACTGGCTCCTGTGTACCCAGGACaattttgcttttccagtgaCAGTGCAGACAATCTATCAGGTGTTTTACAAACCATAAAGCCACTGGAAAGGCAAATGCCATTATTAATCTTTATCAATGCCAAACAATCAAACGCTCCCaagtaacaaaaaaatcacaggtcCATGTTTAGGCCTCCCATGGACTGTTAAAGAGGGCTTACAAAAACCTGAAAGAATTTTTAATCGTAGCTACTGCTTCAGAGCTTTGGGCTTGGTGTTATCTTGTCATCACGTCCTGGGTATTTCAAGCCAGAACAAATCTGTGCTGTGCTTCCAGCGCTGTAGGGAAATGCATGAAGTTAAAAATAGGCAATGAAAAGGTCTCTATTGTTGTTCTGTAAATCCGAAATAAGCTTTGGACTTCAGCTATTTGGCTGCATTATCCCCTTAAGTCCAACTACTTTTTCAAAAGTCAGTGAAACAAAAGCGTACAATACATTACCCTCAGGCTGtagccaaaaaaagaaagttaagtcAACtccatttatttgtttaatgaaAGCCACTCTTTCTCTTCTGTCCATGAGAAAGTTACATTTATCCTGAATTGAGAGGCCTATAAAATAAATGTGGGGTTTCTGGGGGAGTCAGGTTATAAATACATCCGTCACAACCTCACAGAGACCTAAATTCCATCAGGCACTGCACAATTTCTTGCACTGGAACTGAACTGCGATTTTAATTTCAACTCTGCACCAGGCTGACCTGTCAgcttccaacaaggcacagccaCTCAGGCAGCACCACAATTTGAAAGCAGCTCTCCCAGAAATAATTTAACAGTTTGATGtggtttaaaatatttgcaatagcCTTGAAAAAAAGGATGTCTAGATGAGCAAGAGCAGCAAATCTCATCCATCACTGATTTTTGGAGGGATGAGACAGCTGTTTACTGCAAGTCATAACCAAGAGGGCAAGCTTGCAGTCATGATTCAACTCCTTTCTTCAGAGAAGACATCAAAAACGGGCATCGGGTGGCACCAGGGGACACGGGATGAGAGAAACACAGGGCAGCTTCTCTGTCGTTCAACCCCAAAAACACCCCATGGACACAACCCCAAAGGCTAGGCAGGAAAGTCCTGATTTCTGCAAGTCCAAGCAGCAATTAACCCGACGCTGCTCGCTCTTCCCCCAGCACTGACGGGCTCTCATTACAGGAGATTCTAGCCCAGGCCTTCATCTTGCGTATTTGCTTACATGCCTTGGCACAGCTGATTTTGACCAGGCCAACATGGTTATATATTTAGTGCTCCTGTCCTATTGCATGTCACACCAGCCTCCCCACTAGAAGCTCCTGAACACTAATCCcagcagcagacaaaaaaaaaaaagccagaaaacccAGAAAGGACCCATTTGATGTCAGACACAGGGCGCAGAGGACAGCAAGAAGGTCCATGGGCACCATCAGTTCCTTTCTGCAGCCTCAGACCAGCACCTGGGCTATGTCACACTCGAGACATCTGCACTGCCCACACCTTCCTAGTGACATGCTTCTCTTCCCAAAACTGCTACTGCTGCAGTCCTGCACAAAAGCAGGAGCCATTCCAGCAAGGCATTTAGGCACCAGTTAGACATAGCTGCCTCCTACCTACAGCAAAGGAAAGACATCAACCCTGCcccacctcctcttttttttccttatcagcaATTCCAAGTTAAAAGAACTGAGACTGGTTTCACACCAGAGGGTCTGATGGCCTCTTGCAGCTGAAGGGAGCAAATGCACCCCCTCCTCAACACTGGCACTGAATCAATACAGGCAgctaaagcaaaagaaaatattaacacTCGTGTAGTATTGCTCTCCTGCTGGTTTAACTCTCTAAATTGGCTCtccaccagcagagctggcatCTCAAAGCAGGACACAGTCAGGACAGGAACCACCTTCATCACCTTTGCTAAAACACAAAGCTCCACACTAACCTTTCACCAGGGAAATGACAATGAAGCCCAACCTCTATGACCTAAAAACATGACTCTTCAAGCAACAATGCTGACGATTGCTAATGAAGAGATAATCAAGGACAAGGGAAATCAGCAGTAGGGAGACAGTAAAGAAGTCACCTtcacaagaaaaagcaaagtagtTGAAAACAAACAGCTTAGGTGAAGCGAAAAAAAGGCATACCTGCAAGGTCAGGGAGAAAGAGGGCACACctagaaaaggagaggaaagaattaCAGATATACAGCCAAGCAAAGTTGTCTTCTCCTCCATACCAAGCACAACAGGACTGTGAACATCAGATTACAATCAATTCCAAAACATCAACGATGTAGACATGAAAGAACAAACCCATATTGATTTCAGTGAACACCCAGAGGGGAGGAATGACAGACCGCAGCAGCCTCAGCAACTTTAGCTACAGCTGTAATCCTTCACAAACCCCCAGAGAGCACACTAACAGCCTCCACACAACCACACCTCCCCGTCTCTGCCCATTCCCCAAATATAGTTTTGAAACTGATACCTCCCCAAGTGAGCTGTCGtggaaacaaaagggaaaagcagaaagagcaaCGTAGGCTGGTGGAGGCACCGTCAAGGTTACGGAGAGCCGAGATGAGCAGAGCCCCGGTGCACCTACAGAGCAAGGGCAGGACAATGGGGGAGGCCAGGCTTTACAGGGCTCTCTGCTCCAGAGTAAGCTGGGGGAGGCAGCTAAGGGTGCTGGGCCATGGGCAGGATCAGGCCGTCGCCTTCAGTTACAGAGGGCTGCCAGCTGCTCTGTGCCATGACAGGGCTCCAGTTTCCCTTTGCGTCAGGTGACTCAACAAGAAATCCTTACCAAGATGAGGAATGGGGAGAAGAACAGACCCCCCAAGGCACTTGGAGCTACTGAGGATAGGAGGTGGTCTCCTAAACTCTCCTCCCTACCAGGGCAGGAACCATACTGAACCCTCTAAATTCAAAGGGTTGAGGCTCCATGTAGCAGAGGCACCCCCAAAACCGGCACCCCAACAGAGAGGGAACCTGCCTCCCCCTCCTAAAAGGTGAACAAGTTTTGGGAGACCTCCAGCATCAGCACACCCAGCCCTTAGACCCATAACAAGGCATAACCTAGAACCTGTAAAGGTGAAGCAACTCAAGACATATGGAAGAACTCTACAAACCCCCTTCTCTAGGCCTAGGAGGAGAAAAGGGACCTCCCAGACAACGAAGAGCCCCCCACATCCTCCTTTCTTGGGGTGTGAGGGGAGAGCAGACCCcacagggaatggggggggcTCCCATAACCCCCTTCCCAGACCTATGAATGGCAAAGAGAGTTAAGACGCTGTGCAGGGCTCGAGGGGGATCGCCCCACTATTCTCTTGGGCTTTGAGTGACAAAAAGTAATCCCAAAGACTAAGGGCACCCTAAGGCCTCTCCCTCAGGACTCCGGGGTGGGTGGGGAATGAAACCCCACAAATAATGGTAGGGGGGGAAAACTACCCCCATTCCCGAGGCCGTGAAGAGGAAGGGATCACACAGCAATGGGGAAACCCCACAATCTCCCTTCCCTGAGATTGTAACAGGGGAAGAGCTTCCCCCATATAATGAGGgcccccccacaactccccccTTCCCGCCACTGTGAAGGAAGGGGCCCCACCGATAACGAGTTATCCCCCCAAACCCACTTCCCCTGGCCTAGGAGCAATAAAGGACCCCACAGATAACGGAGGAATAATCATAACCTCCTCCGTGGGGACTGTGTGAGGAAAAAAGGGACCCCACGGATAGCGAAgagcccccacagccccttctCCTGGCCCCTTAGCAGGAAAAGGCCTCATGTAATACATGAGGGGCCgccacatccccccccaaaaagggctgTGAGAGGAGGAAGGGACCCCCTAGAGACCCCCGAAACTGCCGTTACCGAGGGCCACGGTGGGGGGATGAAGGACGGCGGGGTGGCGGTGAGAAGGTTATAAGCACTCACCGGCAGCGCAGAACACGGGACAGGCCGCaggcggctccgctccgctcggcCTCCACCGAGGCAAAAGGAGGCGTTGCCCGCCGCGCGGGGGGTTGTGGGGGCGGCGCGGACCATTCGCGAGGGGGGAAAAGCGGCAGCGAGGAGGGAGACAACGCGCCGCATCCACAGCGCGGgcctcctccccccgcctccttcTCCACAGTGGAACAGTcagagagaagcagggagggggaaaaacagggagggaggagggggaggcggggagggagttTGGGAGAGGGGAGTCTCCCCCTCTCTCAGAGTGGTACAACCCAAACCCCGTGGCAGAGCTGCGGGGACGAGTCCAACAGAGCACGgagaaagggggggtgggggcggcaCGAACTAATCGCTGAGGGAAGGAGGGGTCCGCGCATGCGCGCTGCGCTCCGCCCCGCCTCACCGGCCGGCTCGGGGCCGGAGCGGAGACAAAGGCGCCGCgccaccctccccccgcccctttttcCCGCTTTCCCCCGGTTATAAcgcgccccgccccctcccatcCCGGTACCGCGCCGGCCCATGGCTACCGGGGTTGCTCTATGCCCGGAGGGGAGCCGGAGGCGGGTGGGGGTCCGGCCGGTATGGCGGGTGGGCGTCGTGGGGGTGGTAAAGCGGGCGGGGGGGTGTCGGTGAAGATGGCGCTGCGGCGGGCCTACTCCATCAAGGACAAGCTGCAGGCCATCGAGAGGGTGAAGAAAGGCGAGCGGCAGGCCTCGGTGTGCCGGGCTTTCGGGGTGCCGGGGGGAACGCTGAGGGGTTGGCTGAAGGACGAGGCCAAGCTGCGGTGGTTCCTGGAGCAGTTGGGGGGCGAGGTGGGGACCCAACGCAAGAAGATGCGCTTGGCCAACGAGGAGGAGATCGACCGCGCCGTCTACGCCTGGTTCCTCGCCCTCCGACAGCATGGCGTCCCCCTCTCCGGACCCCTCATCCAAGCCCAGGCCGAGGCCTTCGCCCGGCAGATCTACGGCCCTGAATGTACCTTCAAGGCCAGCCACGGCTGGTTCTGGCGCTGGCAGAAGCGGCATGGCATCTCCAGCCAGCGCATCTACGGCGAGGGCGGTCTCTCCGCCGAACCCGAGCGGGCTCCCGCCACCTGCCCCGACACCTTGCCGATGCCGGCCACCGATGCCAGTGGCTACGGCGACGAGCAGATCTACAACGCCAATGTCACCGGGCTCTACTGGAAGCTGCTGCCAGGACAGACCGGTGAGGCAACGACAGCACGGCGGCGACCAGCTACCCGAGAACGGGTCACCGTGCTGCTGGCTGCTAACTTGACCGGCTCCCACAAGCTCAAGCCGTTGGTGGTGGGGGGCCTTCGCGATCCCCCCAGCCTCCGCCATCACAACCAGGACAAATTCCCCGCTTGCTACCGCTACAGCCCTGAAGCCAGGTTGGGGCCGGCGCTTCTCCGGGCTTGGTTCTTTGAGGACTTCGTGCCGGGTGTCAAACGCTACCTGCGGCggagctgcctgcagcagaaggCTGTGTTGCTGCTCAGCTCCCCACCGTCCTCCTCCGGGACGGGCCCCGAGGAGTCCCCACCGCTGCAGACCCCTGACGGCTCCATCCGTGCCCTCTTCCTCTCCAAGGGCCCTGCCGGGAGCGGCTCGGCCGGAGGAGGTGGCCGAATCCCGGCCCCGTTGGAGCAGGGGGTGGTGTCCACCTTCAAGCAGCTCTACAAGCGCGAATTGCTGCGCTTGGCTGTCTCCTGCGTGGCCGGCGGCGCTGGTGGCCCCATGGACTTTGTGCGGTCCTTCCTCCTCAAGGACATGTTGTACCTGGCCGGTCTCTCTTGGGACCTCATCCCCCCTGGCTCCATTGAGAAATGTTGGCTGCTGGGCTTGCGCGCCGCCTTCGAGCCCCAGCCCGGGGAGGAAGAGCACGGAGACCCCCAGCGCGGGGAGGAAGGCGGCGGGGACAGCAAAGTCTTTAGTGACCTGACCCACCTGGCTGCCTTGGCCTACAAACGCTTGGCTCCCGAGGAGGTGGCCGACTGGTTGCACTTGGACGATACAGCCCCGGGGACGGAGGAGGACAATGGGGAAGAGGATGCTGAGGAGGAAGgctctgggggctgtggggcagaggaggaggaggaggaggcagctgccagAGATGAGGATGGCAGAAAGGGTGGAGAAGGAGGGGATGGCTTGCTGCCCACGGCTCGGGAAGCCATCAAAGGTCTGGAGACGGCGTTGCGCTGGCTGGAGGGTCAGGACCCCCGGCAAGTGGGGCCGCTGAAGCTGGTGCAGCTCCGCTCCCTCATCAGCATGGCCCAGCGGCTGCACCACGGCGGCAGCCCCCATTCCTAGGGCAGGGCCAAGAGCAGACCTCTTGGCTACCAACCGCCCCGCTTGGGctcaggggggacacggggctggggacaccccagtTGTCCCAGAGGGCTGGCGGTGGAGGTGCCAGttcccctcacccctccatcACAGGGCTCAGGAGGCCCCTGGGTTCCCACGGCTACAAGGGGGTTACAATTTAGGgctaatgggatttttttggagCAACAACCCCTCCGTACGTTGCGTATTCGAGGGTTGTTCCTCACCTAAGTACATTTAGGaggtgctattttttttaaatcccatgaGACTGAGCGGGGGTGGCCCCCTGGTCACTGGCACCAGTAGAAGGGGATGGAtgttccccccaccctgcccagtccccccagtgctgtggggagaagaggtgaaggagggacctgcttggcatcACTGCGAGGAGCCGGGATGATGGGGGAGTTACACTAGGTAATTCCTCACTTCTCGGAGCGGGGCTGGACAGGGATCACTCCCAGGGGGGGCATAAGGCAAACGTTCTGCCCTGGAAGAGGCTGGTGACACCCTTCCCGCTGCCAAAACAGAGTCCTGTTAAACTGGGGAGATTTGGGACTGGTTTAAGACAACTTTCTTCATGCACTGGATTGGTGGCATCCAAGAAGCTGTCGGCTCCCCCAGAGAGGGTCACCTCCATCATTCCCATGACAGCCCCGTGCCCGGGAACACCCAGACCACGGAGACCTGCTGAAACAGGTACCATCATCCGAGCATCCTCACGAAGCCGAAGGCTGCGGGGATGGGGTTTGAGGTGTCCGTCCCCACCCCGGAGTTTGCGGggtggctgggggctggaggacaTGTCTTGCAGTGACGTTTGCTGGCGTGACACGTGTGGCGAGTTGAGACGGGAGCGGGGAGGGCTCCCAGCACTGCCTCGAAATGCTGGAGGCATCAGATGTGAATTTAGCAGCTCTTGTcctgatttttaataaaattttagcCTGCTTAGCCAAATTattgaaaggaggggaaaaaaaaaaccaacccaactcATCAGTGCTGCCCTGTCAACAGGCAGCTTGGGTGTTTTTACTTGTCGCGTCTTTGTCTCATAACTTCAGAGTTTATGGaaattaaatggatttttattCCCGCTTTGGGGTTGTCTTCTGTAAACGGTCAGGCGGAGCCATCCCAGCGGGGTTGGGGGTGGCACAATGGGGACCTCCGTGTGGTCGTGTCCTCTTGGGGGTGGCCTTCTCCATCGTGTTCCCCACCTCTCCGCAGCCCATTTAATGCTGCAAAGCCAGGCAGGCGCCCGAGC of the Larus michahellis chromosome 2, bLarMic1.1, whole genome shotgun sequence genome contains:
- the TIGD5 gene encoding tigger transposable element-derived protein 5, translated to MPGGEPEAGGGPAGMAGGRRGGGKAGGGVSVKMALRRAYSIKDKLQAIERVKKGERQASVCRAFGVPGGTLRGWLKDEAKLRWFLEQLGGEVGTQRKKMRLANEEEIDRAVYAWFLALRQHGVPLSGPLIQAQAEAFARQIYGPECTFKASHGWFWRWQKRHGISSQRIYGEGGLSAEPERAPATCPDTLPMPATDASGYGDEQIYNANVTGLYWKLLPGQTGEATTARRRPATRERVTVLLAANLTGSHKLKPLVVGGLRDPPSLRHHNQDKFPACYRYSPEARLGPALLRAWFFEDFVPGVKRYLRRSCLQQKAVLLLSSPPSSSGTGPEESPPLQTPDGSIRALFLSKGPAGSGSAGGGGRIPAPLEQGVVSTFKQLYKRELLRLAVSCVAGGAGGPMDFVRSFLLKDMLYLAGLSWDLIPPGSIEKCWLLGLRAAFEPQPGEEEHGDPQRGEEGGGDSKVFSDLTHLAALAYKRLAPEEVADWLHLDDTAPGTEEDNGEEDAEEEGSGGCGAEEEEEEAAARDEDGRKGGEGGDGLLPTAREAIKGLETALRWLEGQDPRQVGPLKLVQLRSLISMAQRLHHGGSPHS